The region GCAAGAGATTGCGGCTGACCCCCGTGTGGCTAATGAGATAGGCTATCCCCTGAGAGAGTAACCAGCGACTCTCACGTACATTCCACTCAGCGGATTCAGCACTAATGACCTGAGTCACCTGGGGTTGCGAAAAATCCAAAACCGTAATCCCCTGGATGCGGCTGCCATCAAAGCGATGGCCATAATACAGTCGCCGCACATTCCCATGGCGATCGTACTCAGGGTAAAAAATATCGGTGCCTGAGCCAAGGCTGCGCTCTTGCTGCAGTAACTCGCCCATGAGTTTTTTTGATTCATACTTGGCGATCGGTACCGCTGTTTCATTCAGCGCGAGGGTCAACCCACTCACCAATAGAGCAAAAACCACCACAGGTATGAGGACACGGCCCAGACAAATGCCCACACTGCGCAGGGCAATCCACTCCCCTTCCTCCGAGAGCCGACTCATCGCCCCCACAACCGCCAGCAGCACCGCCATGGGAAAGACCAAGACCAAGACGGCAGGCAGTTGATAACCAATCAATTGCAGCAAAATCGTTAGGGGCAGTTGTGCATCGGCGATTTGCCGCACCAGATCAAAAATCGTGCCAACGGTCAACGCCAAGGTGGTGAAGACAGTGAGGCCAAGAACAAACCCCGGCAGCAGTAGCGAGAGAAGATACTGATCTAGCTTGGGAAGGGTCGGCAGCTCGATCTGCCGCAGTGCTCTAATCATGCCTAGAAACGAAAATCCTCACCCAGGTAGTATTGCCGCACCTTGGCATCCTGTGCCAATTCCCAGCTATTCCCGGCAGCTAAAATCTGCCCTTCCCGTAAAATGTAGGCGCGGTCAATAATTTCCAGTGTTTCCCGCACATTGTGATCGGTAATGAGAATGCCCATTTGGCGATC is a window of Thermosynechococcus vestitus BP-1 DNA encoding:
- a CDS encoding LptF/LptG family permease, yielding MIRALRQIELPTLPKLDQYLLSLLLPGFVLGLTVFTTLALTVGTIFDLVRQIADAQLPLTILLQLIGYQLPAVLVLVFPMAVLLAVVGAMSRLSEEGEWIALRSVGICLGRVLIPVVVFALLVSGLTLALNETAVPIAKYESKKLMGELLQQERSLGSGTDIFYPEYDRHGNVRRLYYGHRFDGSRIQGITVLDFSQPQVTQVISAESAEWNVRESRWLLSQGIAYLISHTGVSRNLLQFDQQEIRLPRPAQSQPLRPTDVNELSITQARRALQRLDPDREPELVRALKVHLAQSYAQPFLAVVFALLGVGFGLSPSQRRGRQGFGISVAVVFGQYVLTFFLGALGTTGTLSPLAAAWLPHSIGLVVAIALLWRADRS